Proteins encoded within one genomic window of Micromonospora halotolerans:
- a CDS encoding SpoIID/LytB domain-containing protein — MTILRTFPAILAVLVAALVGVTVAPGAASAAARDGGCDSGEFCYYYNSNQAGSVSDFTDSLDDYGTTQPTCYDFKGTGAGQGVCVKNNAASVWNRTGKTVRVYFNSNFAGASQDFAAGAKGNLNVTLKNNNASHELLSGPTGCSTDGTNSTLPNTILVYRVSLGRVDRVDFKTYVKNVLPNEWVSSWPSASLEAGAVAVKSYGWYWALHSTRKTPGGQCYDVRDDTGDQVYRPSSAQASTSGAVDRTWSTRMTRSGNILQAHYCATTTACGGWVTGDWLSQYGSRDLANSGKSYQAILRYYYSDVVIS; from the coding sequence ATGACCATCCTGAGAACCTTTCCGGCCATCCTGGCGGTCCTGGTGGCGGCGCTCGTCGGCGTCACGGTGGCGCCGGGCGCGGCGTCCGCCGCCGCCCGCGACGGGGGCTGCGACAGTGGCGAGTTCTGCTACTACTACAACAGCAACCAGGCCGGCTCGGTCTCCGACTTCACCGACTCCCTGGACGACTACGGCACGACCCAGCCGACCTGCTACGACTTCAAAGGTACGGGCGCGGGCCAGGGCGTGTGCGTGAAGAACAACGCCGCGTCGGTGTGGAACCGGACCGGCAAGACCGTGCGCGTCTACTTCAACAGCAACTTCGCCGGCGCGAGCCAGGACTTCGCCGCCGGTGCGAAGGGCAACCTCAACGTCACGCTGAAGAACAACAACGCCTCGCACGAACTGCTGAGCGGGCCGACGGGCTGCAGCACGGACGGCACCAACAGCACGCTGCCGAACACCATCCTGGTCTACCGGGTCAGCCTCGGGCGAGTCGACCGGGTCGACTTCAAGACGTACGTCAAGAACGTCCTCCCGAACGAGTGGGTGTCGAGCTGGCCGAGCGCCTCGCTGGAGGCCGGAGCCGTAGCCGTCAAGAGCTACGGCTGGTACTGGGCGCTGCACTCGACCCGCAAGACCCCCGGCGGACAGTGCTATGACGTCCGTGACGACACCGGCGACCAGGTCTACCGGCCGTCGTCGGCGCAGGCGTCGACGTCCGGCGCGGTGGACCGCACCTGGTCCACCCGGATGACCCGCAGCGGCAACATCCTGCAGGCGCACTACTGCGCGACCACGACTGCGTGCGGTGGCTGGGTGACCGGGGACTGGCTGTCGCAGTACGGCTCGCGTGATCTCGCGAACTCGGGCAAGAGCTACCAGGCGATTCTGCGCTACTACTACAGCGACGTGGTCATCTCCTGA
- a CDS encoding peptidase inhibitor family I36 protein: protein MNIRKNLAVVGAALAMTTSILTVASPAQAASRDGVCDSGEFCYFYNSNYAGSISDFTGSIEDYGTTQPSCYEFKGAGAGQGLCVKNNAASVWNRTSKTVVVYYNSNFAGASQSFAAGAKANLNATLKNNNASHNIGGTSGTYPADPRAAEAVAFAKARLGHTDWNNQCELFVERAFGTSGRFATARTHYQWQKDNGRIHTGSVPPAGTAVFFTSTTSAGHVMLSIGGNSAISTGPSVYQTNTFRDRSDYLGWAYVPSGW, encoded by the coding sequence ATGAACATTCGCAAGAACCTCGCCGTCGTCGGCGCAGCGCTCGCCATGACCACCTCCATCCTGACTGTCGCCTCGCCGGCCCAGGCGGCGTCTCGGGACGGGGTCTGCGACAGCGGCGAGTTCTGCTACTTCTACAACAGCAACTACGCCGGCTCCATCTCGGACTTCACCGGGTCGATCGAGGACTACGGCACGACCCAGCCGTCCTGCTACGAGTTCAAGGGTGCCGGCGCAGGCCAGGGCCTGTGCGTGAAGAACAACGCCGCGTCGGTGTGGAACCGCACCAGCAAGACCGTGGTGGTCTACTACAACAGCAACTTCGCCGGTGCGAGCCAGTCGTTCGCGGCCGGGGCGAAGGCCAACCTCAACGCGACGTTGAAGAACAACAACGCCTCGCACAACATCGGCGGCACCAGCGGCACCTACCCGGCCGACCCGCGCGCGGCCGAGGCCGTCGCGTTCGCGAAGGCACGGCTCGGGCACACTGACTGGAACAACCAGTGCGAGCTGTTCGTCGAGCGGGCGTTCGGCACCAGCGGACGGTTCGCCACGGCCCGCACGCACTACCAGTGGCAGAAAGACAACGGGCGCATTCACACCGGCTCGGTGCCGCCCGCCGGAACGGCGGTGTTCTTCACGTCCACCACGTCGGCCGGGCACGTCATGCTCTCCATCGGCGGCAACAGCGCCATCAGCACTGGGCCGAGCGTCTACCAGACCAACACGTTCCGGGACCGGTCCGACTACCTGGGCTGGGCCTACGTCCCGAGCGGCTGGTGA
- a CDS encoding peptidoglycan-binding domain-containing protein, whose amino-acid sequence MTVGLAALCVAVGAPAHAWAATSGATAQRTVTTAARPVVDMEATVLAAQIDPRRADSTLTPGAKSSVLAVEQALQASNLLDAQWVDGYFGTQTVAAYAAYQRSLGYTGLAANGLPGTTSLTKLGLNRYTVVKTIGPGAKVQRDGYVVNARTQAMLAEAQRLLGSTLVLEQGSYNPGGDPTSAGTHDGGGVVDIAVTGMTAAKRTAVARALRQVGFAAWVRDPSQGDWPWHIHAAAINDTDLSSQAQHQVGDYYLGMNGLANRGPDNGPQVPILTWEQYQRGQ is encoded by the coding sequence TTGACCGTCGGGCTCGCCGCGCTCTGCGTGGCCGTCGGCGCTCCGGCCCACGCGTGGGCCGCGACATCCGGCGCCACAGCGCAGCGGACCGTCACCACGGCCGCGCGGCCTGTCGTGGACATGGAGGCCACCGTCCTGGCCGCCCAGATCGACCCCCGCCGTGCCGACAGCACACTGACCCCGGGCGCGAAGAGTTCCGTGCTCGCCGTGGAGCAGGCGCTCCAGGCGTCGAACCTGCTGGACGCGCAGTGGGTCGACGGCTACTTCGGCACCCAGACCGTCGCGGCGTACGCGGCCTACCAGCGCTCGCTCGGCTACACCGGCCTGGCCGCGAACGGGCTGCCCGGCACGACCTCGCTGACGAAGCTCGGGCTCAACCGCTACACCGTCGTCAAGACGATCGGCCCGGGCGCGAAGGTCCAGCGTGACGGGTACGTCGTCAACGCCCGCACCCAGGCGATGCTGGCCGAGGCCCAGCGTCTGCTCGGCTCCACCCTGGTGCTCGAGCAGGGCTCGTACAACCCCGGGGGCGACCCGACCTCGGCCGGTACGCACGACGGCGGGGGCGTGGTGGACATCGCGGTCACCGGCATGACCGCGGCCAAGCGCACCGCCGTCGCCCGAGCTCTGCGCCAGGTCGGCTTCGCCGCCTGGGTCCGTGACCCCAGTCAGGGTGACTGGCCGTGGCACATCCACGCCGCGGCGATCAACGACACGGACCTGTCCAGCCAGGCGCAGCACCAGGTCGGCGACTACTACCTCGGCATGAACGGCCTGGCCAACCGTGGCCCGGACAACGGCCCTCAGGTTCCGATCCTGACCTGGGAGCAGTACCAGCGTGGGCAGTGA
- a CDS encoding NBR1-Ig-like domain-containing protein, translated as MAAEKFAEQLRTLRTGVGNPSFRKMAGRSGRISHTTLHEAAAGTRFPSWETTREFVRACEADEAQWRCRWEDAQRSGTVHAAPDDSPTPVDTDSPTRAGISDAATTRVVAAETSRAVNSAAAGGPVVSGVATSADLVPAGPRALRVAEHLPAVQDDVAGARRHPLPWLAAAATVVVVVALVAALGFAVRGRSSPGGSGAVAASQSPSPPAFSDALIPGDSSKFVADITIPDGTRVKVNARFEKVWALKNVGSVDWHNRFLARTNPTADDDDCRTPDRVAIGDTPPGEQVMISVVVTAPNRPGKCWVSWKMVDEHGQEYFPTRRPVYFMVTVIA; from the coding sequence GTGGCCGCCGAGAAATTCGCCGAACAGCTGCGGACACTGCGGACCGGCGTGGGCAACCCGTCGTTCCGGAAGATGGCCGGGCGGTCGGGCCGGATCTCGCACACGACGCTGCACGAGGCTGCCGCCGGGACCAGGTTTCCCTCGTGGGAGACCACGCGCGAGTTCGTCCGGGCCTGCGAGGCCGACGAGGCCCAGTGGCGGTGCCGCTGGGAGGATGCTCAGCGCTCGGGAACAGTCCACGCCGCTCCGGACGACTCCCCGACACCGGTCGACACCGATTCCCCGACCAGGGCCGGCATTTCCGATGCTGCGACGACTCGCGTCGTGGCCGCCGAGACGTCCCGCGCCGTGAACTCTGCGGCGGCCGGTGGGCCCGTCGTGTCCGGCGTCGCCACGTCCGCCGACCTCGTGCCGGCGGGCCCACGCGCGCTGCGGGTCGCGGAGCACCTGCCGGCCGTGCAGGACGACGTCGCGGGTGCGCGACGGCACCCCCTGCCGTGGCTCGCCGCCGCGGCGACCGTGGTGGTGGTGGTGGCGTTGGTCGCCGCCCTGGGCTTCGCCGTCCGCGGCCGGTCGTCCCCGGGCGGCTCGGGCGCCGTGGCCGCCTCTCAGTCCCCGTCGCCGCCGGCGTTCTCGGACGCGTTGATTCCCGGCGACTCGAGCAAGTTCGTCGCCGACATCACCATCCCCGACGGTACGCGGGTGAAGGTGAACGCCCGATTCGAGAAGGTGTGGGCGCTCAAGAACGTGGGATCGGTCGACTGGCACAACCGCTTCCTCGCGCGGACGAACCCCACCGCTGACGATGACGATTGCCGGACACCGGACCGGGTGGCGATCGGCGACACGCCCCCCGGCGAGCAGGTGATGATCAGTGTGGTGGTCACCGCGCCGAACCGCCCAGGGAAGTGCTGGGTCAGCTGGAAGATGGTCGACGAGCACGGGCAGGAGTACTTTCCCACCCGCCGGCCGGTGTACTTCATGGTCACCGTCATCGCCTGA